In Poecilia reticulata strain Guanapo linkage group LG17, Guppy_female_1.0+MT, whole genome shotgun sequence, the following proteins share a genomic window:
- the LOC103479472 gene encoding integrin beta-1-like gives MNLQLLFIAVLSEVIGGSSAQIDGSICIKANAQSCGECIQVSEKCGWCTDENFLTVGSPKSARCDDLESLKEKKCQQIENPRGKILITQNKPVTAHNNGPVKLKPEQITQIQPQKLTLKLRSGEPQTFSLKFKRAEDYPIDLYYLMDLSFSMRDDLENVKKLGTDLMNEMKKITSDFKIGFGSFVEKTVMPYISTTPARLLNPCTGSENCTSPFSYKNVLKLTEDGEEFNRLVSQQQISGNLDSPEGGFDAIMQVAVCQDQIGWRNVTRLLVFSTDAGFHFAGDGKLGGIVLPNDGKCHLENNMYTMSHYYDYPSIAHLVQKLSENNIQTIFAVTEEFQSVYKELKNLIPKSAVGTLSADSNNVMKLIIDAYNSLSSEVVLENPKRPAGASISYKSICKDNVVNSGENGNKCVNISIGDEVHFNITVESQKCPPDGKSEVFTIKPQGFREEVTVVLDYICDCDCAAKGEPNSQRCSDGSGSYECGSCKCNDGRIGQTCECSKDDVRTEDLDANCRKDNGTDICSNNGDCVCGTCECRKRENPAEAYSGQFCECDNFNCDRSGNKLCGGHGRCECRKCICDANFTGSACDCSMDTSTCVASNGQICNGRGVCECGGCTCTDSKFQGPTCEACPTCPGVCTEHKDCVECLTFQTGVKKDVCKDECKNIHLIPVKDQGQLPQPNDQSFPRVICKERDENDCSFYFSFAVRNTTNEVYVVDKPECPSSPDIIPIVAGVVAGIVMIGLALLLIWKLLMIIHDRREFAKFEKEKMNAIWDTGENPIYKSAVTTVVNPKYEGK, from the exons ATGAATCTCCAGTTGCTTTTTATAGCGGTTTTATCAGAGGTCATCGGAGGCAGCTCAGCTCAAATAG ATGGCAGCATATGCATCAAGGCGAACGCGCAGTCATGTGGGGAATGCATCCAAgtctctgaaaagtgtggatgGTGCACGGATGAA AACTTTCTAACCGTTGGTTCGCCCAAATCGGCCCGCTGTGACGACCTTGAGTCCCTGAAGGAGAAAAAGTGTCAGCAAATTGAAAACCCACGTGGAAAAATCCTCATTACCCAGAACAAACCAGTCACAGCTCACAACAATGGACCTGTGAAACTGAAGCCTGAGCAGATCACCCAGATCCAGCCTCAGAAACTCACACTCAAACTCAGATCTG gtgAACCGCAAACCTTTAGTCTGAAATTTAAGCGTGCGGAGGATTACCCCATAGACCTGTACTACCTTATGGACCTCTCCTTCTCCATGAGAGACGACTTGGAAAATGTTAAGAAACTTGGCACTGACCTCATgaatgaaatgaagaaaatcacCTCAGACTTCAAAATCG GTTTTGGTTCGTTTGTGGAGAAGACGGTCATGCCTTACATCAGCACCACCCCGGCCAGGCTGCTGAACCCCTGCACAGGCAGCGAGAACTGCACCAGCCCCTTCAGCTACAAGAACGTCCTGAAGCTGACCGAAGACGGAGAGGAGTTCAACCGGCTCGTCAGCCAGCAGCAGATCTCCGGCAACCTGGACTCCCCGGAGGGCGGCTTCGACGCCATCATGCAGGTGGCCGTGTGCCAG GATCAGATCGGCTGGAGGAACGTCACCCGTCTGCTCGTGTTCTCCACCGACGCTGGCTTCCACTTCGCTGGAGACGGGAAGCTGGGCGGGATCGTCCTGCCCAACGACGGGAAGTGTCACCTGGAGAACAACATGTACACCATGAGCCACTACTAC GACTATCCCTCCATCGCTCACCTGGTTCAGAAACTAAGCGAAAACAACATCCAGACCATCTTTGCTGTGACTGAGGAGTTCCAGTCGGTTTACAAG GAACTCAAAAACCTCATTCCTAAGTCGGCTGTTGGGACGCTGTCCGCCGACTCCAACAACGTGATGAAGCTCATCATTGATGCCTACAAC TCTCTGTCCTCTGAGGTTGTTCTGGAAAACCCGAAGCGGCCAGCGGGAGCTTCCATTTCCTACAAGTCCATCTGCAAGGACAACGTGGTCAATTCAGGAGAGAACGGGAATAAGTGCGTCAACATCTCCATCGGGGACGAG GTGCATTTCAACATTACTGTAGAAAGCCAGAAGTGTCCACCTGATGGGAAATCAGAGGTGTTCACGATCAAACCTCAGGGCTTCAGGGAGGAGGTGACCGTGGTTCTGGATTACATCTGCGACTGCGACTGTGCAGCGAAAGGAGAGCCCAACAGTCAGCGGTGCTCTGACGGCAGCGGCAGCTACGAATGCGGATCCTGCAA GTGCAACGACGGACGCATCGGGCAGACGTGCGAGTGCAGCAAGGACGACGTCCGGACCGAGGATCTGGACGCCAACTGCAGAAAGGACAACGGCACGGACATCTGCAGCAACAACGGCGACTGCGTCTGCGGTACCTGCGAGTGCAGAAAGCGGGAAAATCCTGCAGAGGCGTACAGCGGCCAATTCTGCGAATGTGACAACTTCAACTGCGACCGCTCCGGCAACAAGCTCTGCGGAG GTCACGGTCGCTGCGAGTGCAGAAAGTGCATCTGCGACGCCAACTTCACCGGCAGCGCCTGCGACTGCTCCATGGACACCTCCACCTGCGTCGCCAGCAACGGCCAGATCTGCAACGGACGCGGCGTGTGCGAATGCGGCGGCTGCACATGCACCGACTCCAAATTTCAAGGGCCAACCTGCGAGGCCTGCCCCACCTGTCCAGGTGTCTGCACGGAGCACAA GGACTGCGTCGAGTGTCTGACCTTCCAGACCGGAGTGAAGAAGGACGTGTGTAAGGATGAGTGTAAGAACATCCACCTGATCCCGGTCAAGGACCAGGGCCAGCTGCCGCAGCCCAACGACCAGTCCTTCCCCCGGGTCATCTGCAAGGAGCGCGACGAGAACGACTGCTCCTTCTACTTCTCCTTCGCCGTCAGGAACACCACCAACGAGGTCTACGTGGTGGACAAGCCCG AGTGCCCGTCCAGCCCTGACATCATCCCCATCGTGGCGGGCGTGGTCGCCGGCATCGTGATGATCGGCTTGGCGCTGCTGCTCATCTGGAAGCTGCTCATGATCATCCACGACCGCAGGGAGTTCGCCAAGTTTGAGAAGGAGAAGATGAACGCCATCTGGGACACG ggtGAGAATCCGATCTACAAAAGCGCCGTAACAACCGTGGTGAACCCAAAGTACGAGGGGAAATGA